A window of the Branchiostoma floridae strain S238N-H82 chromosome 12, Bfl_VNyyK, whole genome shotgun sequence genome harbors these coding sequences:
- the LOC118427079 gene encoding collagen alpha-1(I) chain-like, with protein sequence MRRDLDKERNRTAAMEQRLNEMSKTPGCPRGAPGMPDVGGPVGPSGRDGRDGIPGPAGPPGPPGPPASSGSCSQPGPPGPPGPEGPAGPEGPPGPEGSPGPEGPPGPKGSPGPEGLPTPEGPPGYNGSNGRDRLPGPPGNCDYSSDAVSPQPMRGVYQSPSTCLLF encoded by the exons ATGCGCCGTGACCTGGACAAAGAGCGAAACCGAACCGCCGCCATGGAGCAGCGTCTTAACGAGATGAGTAAGACTCCAG GTTGTCCACGAGGGGCCCCGGGGATGCCTGACGTAGGCGGACCTGTCGGCCCGAGCGGTCGTGACGGTCGCGATGGGATTCCAGGTCCTGCCGGGCCACCAGGACCTCCTGGCCCGCCCGCCTCATCTGGGTCATGTAGCCAACCCGGACCCCCTGGCCCACCCGGTCCCGAGGGTCCAGCCGGTCCCGAGGGCCCACCCGGTCCCGAGGGCTCACCTGGTCCCGAGGGCCCACCCGGTCCCAAGGGCTCACCCGGTCCCGAGGGCCTACCCACTCCAGAGGGCCCACCCGGATACAACGGGTCAAATGGCCGGGACAGACTCCCTGGACCACCAGGAAACTGTGATTATTCCAGTGACGCTGTCAGCCCGCAGCCAATGAGAGGTGTATATCAATCTCCATCAACCTGTCTTTTATTTTAG